A stretch of the Oncorhynchus mykiss isolate Arlee unplaced genomic scaffold, USDA_OmykA_1.1 un_scaffold_195, whole genome shotgun sequence genome encodes the following:
- the LOC110517023 gene encoding uncharacterized protein LOC110517023 codes for MVSQVMYSVDSDAESRGSSPTESLQTSEPTISDVGNLLSGKSSPRLSPSGTIMATSETSNAAQILKANIDGEEVDTTSHSGVAQNIVKDDMSTSPDMVKDVTLPTPSSDNLGSDDDVTGLISMLVMRILTEIQTPAEDYPVDVTRKSQDLIPKVMEVFCAWSGCSETQAYPENLRIHKVYRVVYKNLLEEFGSEKILQQAVTTQDSSFDRILVKSLSEALLHRCNEALRAASRTSVKTTGPKALPLAEDVRASSGKLSFLQRLVRLTSNLKLFKKGNKKDSHRSESEQVQTTAEDGMLPSIVPHAAMSALPKDLPASSQQETPHKRPLLVRMFSAISKGLFKPFKQSLKTK; via the exons ATGGTAAGCCAGGTCATGTACTCTGTGGATTCTGATGCAGAAAGTAGAGGATCCTCTCCAACTGAATCTCTCCAAACATCTGAACCCACTATATCTGATGTAGGCAATCTATTGAGTGGCAAGTCCTCCCCTCGGCTGTCTCCTTCTGGCACCATTATGGCAACAAGCGAGACCTCCAATGCAGCACAAATCTTGAAGGCCAACATTGATGGAGAGGAAGTGGATACCACCAGTCATTCTGGTGTAGCTCAAAACATTGTCAAGGACGATATGTCAACCAGCCCAGACATGGTCAAAGATGTCACACTTCCAACCCCATCCTCTGATAACTTGGGCAGTGATGATGACGTCACcggcctcatcagcatgttagtAATGAGAATTCTAACAGAAATCCAAACCCCAGCAGAAGATTACCCAGTTGACGTCACACGCAAGTCACAAGACCTTATCCCTAAAGTTATGGAGGTcttctgtgcatggtcaggctgctctgagacaCAAGCCTATCCAGAGAACTTGAGGATTCATAAAGTCTACAGAGTCGTCTATAAAAATCTGTTGGAGGAGTTTGGCTCGGAGAAAATCCTCCAACAGGCCGTGACGACTCAGGACTCTTCATTTGATAGGATTCTTGTCAAGTCTTTGAGTGAAGCGCTTCTCCACAGATGTAATGAGGCATTGAGGGCAGCCTCAAGAACATCAGTCAAAACCACCGGGCCTAAGGCTCTTCCACTGGCTGAGGATGTGAGGGCTAGCAGCGGGAAACTATCTTTTCTACAAAGGCTGGTCAGGCTGACAAGCAACTTAAAG CTATTCAAGAAGGGGAACAAGAAGGATTCCCACCGCTCTGAATCAGAACAAGTACAGACCACTGCTGAAGATGGCATGC tGCCCAGCATAGTGCCACATGCTGCTATGTCTGCACTGCCAAAGGATCTCCCCGCCAGCTCCCAACAGGAGACGCCTCACAAACGTCCACTTCTCGTCAGGATGTTTTCTGCCATCTCCAAAGGCCTGTTCAAGCCCTTCAAACAGTCCTTAAAGACCAAGTAA